In Oxalobacteraceae bacterium OTU3CINTB1, the sequence AGCCGCACAACGTCTCGCCGGCGGCAAGCGCCGGCGACGGCACCGAGTACCTGAACAATCTTGGCATCTCGCTCGACGAGCAGCTGCCGGAGGGGCGCGGGCCGATCGGCGTGTGCCACCGCAACGGGGAGCCGTACTGGTGCCAGGACTTCCTGAAGTCGCCGGAAACCGCGCCATGGCATGCGCGCGCGGCGCGCTATGGCTGGGCGGCGTCGGCCCACCTGCCGCTGCGGCGCCAGGGCCGGATCGTCGGCTTCTTCTCCGCCTATTCCACCACCCCGGAGGTATTCGACGCCGAGGTGCGCGACCTGTTCGTCGAAATGGCGCTCGACATCGAATTCGCGCTGAAGAACTTCGACCACGAACGCAAACGCGAGCTGACCGAGGCCTCGCTGCGCAAAAGCGAGCAGCATCTGCGCACGATCATCGAGACCGAACCGGAATGCATCAAGGTGGTGGATGCGCACGGCCGGCTGCTGGAGATGAACGCGGCGGGCCTGAAGATCCTCGAGGCGGAATCGCTGGAGGAGCTACAGAAGCACGTGCTGACGGACCTGATCCTGCCCGACTACCGCGACGCCTTCATCGCGCTGCACCAGCGCGTGATCAACGGCGAGAACGGCCATCTGGAATTCCGGGTCCAGGGCCTGAAGGGCGGCCAGCGCTGGCTCGAGACCCACGCCGCGCCGATGAACGGCGCCAATGGCGAGCAGCGCATGCTGCTCGGGATCACGCGCGACATCACCGACCGCAAATTGGCCGACGAGCGGATTCAGTACCTGGCGCATTTCGATCCGCTGACCGGCTTGCCGAACCGCGCGCAGCTGCAGGAGCACACGCTGCACTCGCTGGCGCTGGCGCGCCGCAACCGCGAATCGATGGCGCTGATGATGCTCGACCTGGACCACTTCAAGGACATCAACGACTCGCTCGGCCACAGCGTCGGCGACGGCCTGCTGTGCGAGCTGGCCAAGCGGCTGCGCCACGGCCTGCGCGAGGAGGACATCGTGGCGCGCCTGGGCGGCGACGAATTCATCTTCGTGCTGCAAAAAGCGGAGTCGCAGGACGCCGCCGAAGTGGCGCGAAAGCTGATGGAACTGATCGGCCAGCCTTTCCGCGTCGGCACGCACGACCTGAAGGTGACAGCGTCGATCGGCATCGCCTTGTATCCGGCCGACGGCGCCGACATGGAAACGCTGCTGCAGCGCGCCGACGCCGCCATGTACCAGGTCAAGCACGCGGGGCGGGCCGACTTCCGCTTCTTCACCGCCGCCATGCAGCAGCGGGCGGCGCGGCATCTGCAATTGGTCAATGCGCTGCGCTACGCGCTGGAGCGCGACCAGCTGCAGGTGGTGTATCAGCCGCAGGTGTCGCTGCCGGACCAGCGCATCATCGGCGCCGAGGCGCTGCTGCGCTGGTCGACGCCGGAGCTGGGCGTGGTGTCACCGGCCGAGTTCATCCCCGCCGCCGAGGAGAGCGGGCTGATACTGCCGATCGGCGCGTGGGTGCTGCGCCAGGCGGTGCGGCAGGCGCGCGCCTGGCTGGACGACGGCTTGCCGCCGCTGGTCATGGCGGTCAACCTGTCGGCGACGCAGTTCCGCAATACCGATCTGCCGGAGCTGATCACGCAGATCCTGCAGGAGGAAGGCTTGCCGCCGGAGTATCTGGAGCTGGAGCTGACCGAGGGCGTGGCGCTGAACGATCCGCAAGGCGCGATCGCCATGATGAACAACCTGCACGAGCGTGGAATCAGGATGTCGATCGACGATTTCGGCACCGGCTATTCGTCGCTCAGTCACTTGAAGAAGTTCAAGGTGTACAAGCTAAAGATCGACAAGTCGTTCGTGCGCGATATCAGCACCGACGCGGAGGACAAGGCGATCGTCAGCGCCATCATCAACATGGCGCGCAGCCTGGGCCTGAAGACGATTGCGGAGGGCGTGGAAACGGTCGAACAGCTGGAGTTCCTCCAGCAGCAGCATTGCAACGAGATGCAGGGATATTACTTCAGCAAGCCGGTGCCGGAACAGGCGTTCCGGCAGCTGATGCTGGAGGTGGTTGCGTAAGTTCGCGCGTCAGCAGGCCGCGTGGTTGACGGTGATGACGTGGATCGCCAGGCCGCCGAGCGAGGTTTCCTTGTACTTGGCCTGCATGTCGGCGCCGGTCTGGCGCATCGTTTCGATCACTTCATCGAGGCTGACGAAATGGGTGCCGTCGCCCTTCAATGCCAGCGACGCCGCCGTAATCGCCTTGACCGCGCCCATGCCGTTACGCTCGATGCAGGGGATCTGCACCAACCCGCCGATCGGATCGCAGGTCATGCCGAGATGGTGTTCGATACCGATTTCGGCGGCGTTCTCGATCTGGTTGTTGGAACCGCCCAGCGCCGCCACCAGGCCCGCCGCCGCCATCGCGCAGGCCACGCCAACCTCACCCTGGCAACCGATTTCCGCGCCCGATATCGACGCGTTGCGCTTGCAGAGCATGCCGATGGCGGCTGCCGTCAGCATGAAATCGCGGATGCCCGTGACCGGGTCGCTCGGCTTGCAGTCTTCCGCGTAGTAGCGCAGCACCGCCGGAATGATGCCGGCCGCGCCGTTGGTCGGCGCCGTGACCACGCGCCCGCCGGCCGCGTTTTCCTCGTTGACGGCCATCGCGTACAGGCTGACCTGGTGCAGCGCGTCGTGCGGCAATTGGTTCGCCTGGCTGGCGCTGGATTGCGATTGCGTCCACAAATCGGCCGCGCGCCGCTTGACGTTCAAACCGCCCGGCAACCGGCCGGCCGTGTCCAGGCCATGGGCGATGCAGTCGCGCATAACGTGCCAGATCTTGTCGATGCCGGCGTTCAGTTCATCCTCGCTGCGCTTGCGGCGTTCGTTCGCGCGCAGCATTTGCGGGATTGTCAGGCCGCTTCTCTCGCCATGCGCCAGCAGCTGGTCCATCGTATCGAACGGGTACGGAATCGACGGAGTGTGATCTGCTCCTTCGCCGCTCGAAGGCATCTGCGGCGCTTCGCCCTCCTCCTTGATGAAGCCACCGCCGACCGAGTAATAGACCTTGCTGGTGGTGGAACCGTCGGCGCGGCTCAGTGTGAAACGCATGCCGTTGGGGTGTTCGGCGAGCGACTCGGCCATATGGAAGATCAGGTGCTTGCCCCGTTTGAACGGCACCGTGTGGGTACCCAGCAGCTTTAACTCTCCCGCCGCTTCGGCGTCGGCCAGTTGGGCGTCGACCCGGGATGGCACCACGTCCTGCGGGGTTTCGCCCATAAGGCCGAGAATCACCGCCTTGTCGGTCGCGTGGCCAATGCCGGTGAGCGCCAAGGAGCCATACAACTCGGCACTCACCTCGGTGACATCGTCCAGCGGAGCGCAGTCGAGCAGGAAGCGGCGCGCCGCCACCATCGGTCCCACCGTGTGGGAGCTCGACGGCCCGATGCCGATCTTGAACAAATCGAATACGCTCATGTCCATCAGTTGTCTCTCTTTTTATAGTGTAGATTTACGCGGCCGCATTACGCCGCTTTGCTCAGACTGACGTCGACATTGGCCAGCATGTCGGTCACCATCTCCTCGATGCCGATGCGGGCCTTCCAGCCCCAGTCGGCCGTCGCGGTGGCGTCGTCCAGGCTTTGCGGCCACGTGTCGGCGATGGCTTGGCGGCTATCCGGCTTGTAGCCGATCTTAAAGTCAGGTACGGCGCGCGTGATGGCGGCGGCCAGCTGCTCCGGGTTGA encodes:
- a CDS encoding EAL domain-containing protein, which encodes MKSPARRKAAPFARILWACFSALFIVTIAFLLYVWTEKRIDEANELRYVSRNLVDELRQSSDDMTRMARTYVATGDPRYRQNYQEIIDIRDGRKPRPQRYDNVYWDLVIDEQQRPREAGQPVALMVRIQETNFTPAELSLLTRAKDESDRLTAIENKALAMRDFGGDDALAVAAALALLYDDTYHHAKAAIMEPIAQVNDSVERRTRQAVESASSAANLARAAFMLFALAMLALLWRAKRNLDSALGCSVGQLQGAIERLGHGDVSEPLAVRDGAGESVWTWLAGMQQNLARLDSERGLALARSQRVGRLYAALSQCNQSIVRSTSEQELFDDICGAVVTYGGMSMAWIGMIDAAGDDQPHNVSPAASAGDGTEYLNNLGISLDEQLPEGRGPIGVCHRNGEPYWCQDFLKSPETAPWHARAARYGWAASAHLPLRRQGRIVGFFSAYSTTPEVFDAEVRDLFVEMALDIEFALKNFDHERKRELTEASLRKSEQHLRTIIETEPECIKVVDAHGRLLEMNAAGLKILEAESLEELQKHVLTDLILPDYRDAFIALHQRVINGENGHLEFRVQGLKGGQRWLETHAAPMNGANGEQRMLLGITRDITDRKLADERIQYLAHFDPLTGLPNRAQLQEHTLHSLALARRNRESMALMMLDLDHFKDINDSLGHSVGDGLLCELAKRLRHGLREEDIVARLGGDEFIFVLQKAESQDAAEVARKLMELIGQPFRVGTHDLKVTASIGIALYPADGADMETLLQRADAAMYQVKHAGRADFRFFTAAMQQRAARHLQLVNALRYALERDQLQVVYQPQVSLPDQRIIGAEALLRWSTPELGVVSPAEFIPAAEESGLILPIGAWVLRQAVRQARAWLDDGLPPLVMAVNLSATQFRNTDLPELITQILQEEGLPPEYLELELTEGVALNDPQGAIAMMNNLHERGIRMSIDDFGTGYSSLSHLKKFKVYKLKIDKSFVRDISTDAEDKAIVSAIINMARSLGLKTIAEGVETVEQLEFLQQQHCNEMQGYYFSKPVPEQAFRQLMLEVVA
- a CDS encoding L-serine ammonia-lyase translates to MDMSVFDLFKIGIGPSSSHTVGPMVAARRFLLDCAPLDDVTEVSAELYGSLALTGIGHATDKAVILGLMGETPQDVVPSRVDAQLADAEAAGELKLLGTHTVPFKRGKHLIFHMAESLAEHPNGMRFTLSRADGSTTSKVYYSVGGGFIKEEGEAPQMPSSGEGADHTPSIPYPFDTMDQLLAHGERSGLTIPQMLRANERRKRSEDELNAGIDKIWHVMRDCIAHGLDTAGRLPGGLNVKRRAADLWTQSQSSASQANQLPHDALHQVSLYAMAVNEENAAGGRVVTAPTNGAAGIIPAVLRYYAEDCKPSDPVTGIRDFMLTAAAIGMLCKRNASISGAEIGCQGEVGVACAMAAAGLVAALGGSNNQIENAAEIGIEHHLGMTCDPIGGLVQIPCIERNGMGAVKAITAASLALKGDGTHFVSLDEVIETMRQTGADMQAKYKETSLGGLAIHVITVNHAAC